One part of the Prionailurus bengalensis isolate Pbe53 chromosome B2, Fcat_Pben_1.1_paternal_pri, whole genome shotgun sequence genome encodes these proteins:
- the FOXF2 gene encoding forkhead box protein F2, producing the protein MTTEGGPPPPPPRPPPAPLRRACSPAPGALQAALMSPPPAAAALETTSSSSSSSSASCASSSSASNSASASSAACKSAGGGGGGASAGSGGAKKASSGLRRPEKPPYSYIALIVMAIQSSPSKRLTLSEIYQFLQARFPFFRGAYQGWKNSVRHNLSLNECFIKLPKGLGRPGKGHYWTIDPASEFMFEEGSFRRRPRGFRRKCQALKPMYHRVVSGLGFGASLLPQGFDFQAPPSAPLGCHGQGGYGGLDMMPAGYDASTGAPSHAHPHHHHHHHVPHMSPNPGSTYMASCPVPAGPGGVGAAGGGGGGDYGPDSSSSPVPSSPAMASAIECHSPYTSPAAHWSSPGASPYLKQPPSLTPSSNPAASAGLHSSMSSYSLEQSYLHQNAREDLSVGLPRYQHHSTPVCDRKDFVLNFNGISSFHPSASGPYYHHHHHQSVCQDIKPCVM; encoded by the exons ATGACCACCGAGGgcgggccgccgccgcccccgccgcgcccgccgccgGCCCCGCTCCGCCGCGCGTGCAGCCCGGCCCCCGGCGCGCTCCAGGCCGCCTTGATgagcccgccgcccgccgccgccgccctggAGACCACCTCGTCGTCTTCGTCGTCGTCCTCCGCCTCctgtgcctcctcctcctccgcctccaaCTCGGCCAGCGCCTCCTCGGCAGCCTGCAAgagcgcgggcggcggcggcggcggcgcgagcGCGGGGAGCGGGGGCGCCAAGAAGGCGAGCTCGGGGCTGCGGCGGCCAGAGAAGCCTCCCTACTCGTACATCGCGCTCATCGTCATGGCCATACAGAGCTCGCCCAGCAAGCGCCTGACACTCAGCGAGATCTACCAGTTCCTGCAGGCGCGCTTTCCCTTCTTCCGCGGCGCCTATCAGGGCTGGAAGAACTCCGTGCgccacaatctctctctcaacGAGTGTTTCATCAAGCTGCCCAAGGGCCTCGGGCGACCCGGCAAGGGTCACTACTGGACCATCGACCCAGCCAGTGAGTTCATGTTCGAGGAAGGCTCGTTCCGCCGCCGGCCGCGCGGCTTCAGGCGGAAATGCCAGGCGCTCAAGCCCATGTACCACCGCGTAGTGAGCGGCTTGGGCTTTGGGGCCTCACTGTTGCCGCAGGGCTTCGACTTCCAGGCGCCCCCATCGGCGCCGCTCGGTTGCCACGGGCAGGGTGGCTACGGCGGCCTCGACATGATGCCCGCGGGCTATGACGCAAGCACAGGCGCCCCGAGCCACGCGCACCcgcaccaccaccatcaccaccacgtCCCGCATATGTCGCCCAACCCGGGCTCCACCTACATGGCCAGTTGCCCTGTGCCCGCCGGGCCTGGGGGCGTCGGCGCGGCTGGGGGTGGCGGCGGAGGGGACTACGGCCcggacagcagcagcagcccagtGCCCTCGTCCCCAGCAATGGCAAGCGCCATCGAGTGCCACTCTCCCTACACGAGCCCTGCGGCGCACTGGAGCTCGCCCGGCGCCTCGCCTTACCTCAAGCAGCCGCCCTCCCTGACTCCCAGCAGCAACCCCGCGGCCTCTGCAGGCCTGCATTCGAGCATGTCCTCCTACTCGCTGGAGCAGAGCTACCTGCACCAGAACGCCCGCGAGGACCTCTCAG TGGGACTGCCTCGATACCAGCATCACTCTACCCCAGTGTGCGACAGAAAAGATTTTGTCCTCAACTTTAATGGCATTTCTTCTTTCCATCCCTCTGCAAGCGGGCCatattatcaccatcaccaccaccagagCGTCTGCCAGGATATTAAGCCCTGTGTCATGTGA